One genomic window of Desmospora activa DSM 45169 includes the following:
- a CDS encoding protein kinase domain-containing protein: MRQLEGNILGYRYQLLRRLGVGGMSTVYLGMDLQLRRQVAIKVMKESLIHDDGFVRRFDREAKAVASMSHPHVINIYDVGKEGQVPYIVMEYMEGSSLDELIQLTGVLSAQEAAIIATQICDGLFHAHQQGIYHRDIKPHNIMSTADGQFKIGDFGISRINGDSTLTQTGSVMGSVHYFSPEHARGEGINHQSDLYSLGVVLFEMVTGRVPFEGEEAIAIALKHLQEPIPDPRQWNPDLPEEFSRIIHRAMAKSTDERYQSAQEMKKDLVHISNESTDTEAPIDPAPSTASPSQAADDTATKQTTETSHPPHQKESDVADAAPSRKKWLWWGGATAALVVVLLGSFFILQWGIGFLTAADEDPATEQTVEKPEENSNETPQSDSEQAEEGDEEEEQPPTQGHQWRKEIPDSKQNTDVFRNFKASGTNGQYRVHVDIQSPPGQVYYNVYVTDPTNSVKVLDKQPISHNGNEAQFSATSFDIAISKLPQGEGLVKIDLYREISADQKRSGFASYTLELIE, encoded by the coding sequence GTGAGGCAATTGGAAGGAAATATATTGGGATATCGCTATCAACTTCTGCGGAGGTTGGGCGTTGGTGGAATGTCAACCGTCTACTTAGGCATGGATCTGCAGCTAAGGCGGCAAGTAGCCATCAAAGTGATGAAAGAGTCCTTGATTCATGACGATGGTTTTGTCCGCCGGTTTGATCGGGAAGCAAAAGCAGTCGCCAGCATGTCTCATCCCCATGTGATCAATATCTACGATGTAGGAAAAGAAGGCCAGGTTCCTTATATCGTCATGGAATATATGGAAGGCTCTTCTTTGGATGAACTGATTCAATTGACCGGGGTGTTATCGGCTCAGGAAGCGGCTATTATCGCCACCCAAATCTGTGACGGGCTTTTCCACGCCCACCAACAAGGAATCTACCATCGCGATATTAAACCTCATAACATCATGTCGACGGCTGATGGCCAATTTAAAATAGGCGATTTCGGGATCTCCCGTATAAACGGGGATTCCACTCTTACGCAAACGGGATCCGTCATGGGCTCGGTCCATTATTTTTCACCGGAACATGCCCGGGGCGAGGGAATCAACCATCAGAGCGATCTCTATTCCTTGGGAGTCGTCTTGTTTGAGATGGTAACCGGACGCGTGCCTTTTGAGGGAGAAGAAGCGATCGCCATCGCGCTTAAGCACTTGCAGGAACCGATACCCGATCCACGCCAGTGGAATCCCGATTTGCCGGAAGAATTCTCTCGCATCATCCACCGGGCAATGGCCAAATCCACCGATGAGCGCTACCAGTCAGCGCAAGAGATGAAGAAGGATTTGGTGCACATCTCCAATGAGAGCACCGACACAGAAGCCCCTATTGATCCTGCACCCTCCACCGCGTCACCATCACAGGCCGCAGACGACACCGCTACCAAACAAACAACGGAAACCTCACACCCACCGCACCAGAAGGAATCGGATGTAGCGGATGCTGCCCCTTCACGAAAAAAGTGGCTGTGGTGGGGGGGAGCGACGGCTGCCTTAGTCGTTGTGCTTCTCGGTTCATTTTTTATCCTGCAATGGGGTATCGGTTTCCTGACAGCAGCAGACGAGGATCCCGCAACGGAACAAACGGTGGAAAAACCAGAGGAAAACTCAAACGAAACCCCGCAATCGGATTCCGAGCAAGCGGAAGAGGGAGACGAAGAGGAAGAACAACCGCCGACCCAGGGCCATCAATGGCGTAAAGAGATCCCCGATTCCAAACAGAACACCGACGTTTTTCGCAACTTCAAAGCCAGCGGCACAAACGGACAATATCGGGTCCATGTGGATATCCAATCGCCACCGGGACAAGTGTACTACAATGTCTATGTAACGGACCCCACCAACAGTGTCAAGGTGCTTGATAAACAACCCATCTCCCACAACGGAAACGAGGCGCAATTTTCGGCGACATCCTTTGATATCGCCATTTCCAAACTACCTCAGGGAGAAGGACTCGTCAAAATCGATCTTTACCGGGAAATATCAGCCGACCAGAAACGCAGCGGCTTTGCCAGTTATACCTTGGAACTAATCGAATAA
- the pepV gene encoding dipeptidase PepV, with amino-acid sequence MHINWQQEMEKRREDLLRDLTQLCAIESVLDETTVRPGAPFGEKIAEALQYMLERGEDAGFKTKNVDGYAGHIEHGQGEEMIGVLAHLDVVPTGDGWTSPPFSPEIREGKFYARGAQDDKGPAMAAFFALKLVKELELPLSKRVRLILGTDEEAQWRDMNYYFEREAMPEMGFTPDADFPLITAEKGLVDLTLAGDAPTVESSGDDWVLSRFEAGQRPNMVPDAAGARLSGDGDVFAIKEQYQDYLLKRGIRGYAEEADDYLTLVMEGEAHHGSEPDGGINAAYHLAEFLGTITLDEAGGKYIAFIRDTLVDSFFGEKLGIAQSDEIVGALTVNGGVFRYEAGAGQHAELNIRYPITGDEKAIRQRVEQRVAPYGLAVTAVDHKAPNYVEPKHPLVTTLLRVYQEQTGQAAQPLAIGGATYARALKTGVCFGPLFPGHEERAHQKDEYIDVDDLMRAAAIYAQAIYELAK; translated from the coding sequence TTGCATATCAACTGGCAGCAGGAAATGGAGAAGCGACGAGAGGATCTGCTCCGTGATCTGACGCAATTGTGCGCGATTGAAAGTGTGTTGGATGAGACAACGGTTCGGCCAGGGGCTCCCTTTGGTGAGAAGATTGCGGAAGCGTTGCAATATATGTTGGAGCGAGGGGAAGACGCCGGATTTAAAACCAAAAATGTGGATGGTTATGCGGGCCATATTGAGCATGGGCAAGGGGAGGAAATGATCGGTGTATTGGCCCACTTGGATGTGGTTCCTACTGGCGATGGCTGGACGAGCCCCCCTTTTTCCCCGGAAATTCGGGAAGGAAAGTTTTATGCCCGCGGTGCCCAGGATGATAAAGGGCCGGCGATGGCCGCTTTTTTCGCCTTAAAACTGGTGAAGGAGTTGGAATTGCCCTTATCCAAACGGGTGCGTCTGATTTTGGGAACGGATGAAGAGGCGCAATGGCGGGATATGAATTACTACTTTGAGCGGGAAGCGATGCCGGAGATGGGCTTCACCCCCGATGCGGATTTTCCCCTGATTACGGCGGAAAAGGGATTGGTCGATCTTACGCTGGCAGGAGATGCTCCCACAGTGGAAAGTTCCGGCGATGATTGGGTTTTATCCCGGTTTGAGGCGGGCCAACGCCCCAACATGGTCCCTGATGCTGCCGGTGCCCGCTTAAGTGGAGATGGCGATGTGTTTGCGATAAAGGAGCAGTATCAGGATTATTTGCTGAAGCGTGGCATTCGTGGGTATGCGGAAGAAGCGGACGATTATCTCACCCTGGTGATGGAAGGAGAAGCCCACCACGGCTCCGAGCCGGATGGAGGCATCAATGCCGCCTATCATCTGGCGGAGTTCCTCGGCACGATTACGTTGGACGAAGCAGGCGGAAAATATATCGCATTTATACGTGATACCTTGGTAGACAGCTTTTTCGGGGAAAAGCTGGGAATCGCCCAATCCGACGAAATCGTAGGCGCTCTCACAGTTAACGGTGGCGTATTTCGTTATGAGGCAGGCGCAGGACAACATGCGGAACTCAATATTCGCTATCCCATCACCGGCGACGAAAAGGCGATTCGTCAACGGGTTGAGCAACGGGTGGCTCCTTATGGGTTAGCTGTGACGGCAGTGGATCACAAAGCGCCCAATTATGTGGAGCCCAAACATCCGTTGGTGACGACACTGCTGCGGGTTTATCAAGAGCAGACCGGTCAAGCGGCCCAACCGCTAGCAATCGGTGGCGCTACATACGCCCGCGCCTTAAAGACAGGGGTTTGCTTTGGCCCTCTCTTCCCTGGGCATGAGGAGCGGGCTCATCAAAAAGATGAATATATCGATGTTGACGATCTTATGCGCGCAGCGGCCATTTATGCGCAAGCGATCTATGAATTGGCGAAATAA
- a CDS encoding inositol monophosphatase family protein, which yields MPELDTAIEAARKAGELIRAKADVAKRVDIKSSAHDLVTEVDKKSEALVREVILSHHPDHAILGEEGVAAGVEASKRALAEYREQESLWVVDPIDGTTNFVHGFPFFCVSIAFAQRQEVTVGVIYDPIRDDLFTAEKGKGAYLNGERITVSEERTLSESLLATGFPTDARGVRQVNTAAILKLAPQVRNVRAAGSAALHLACIAAGRLTGFWELELNAWDLAAGALLIEEAGGQVTDTVGRPYDLGVRHILATNGHVHHDVLRLLEEVGSTGFE from the coding sequence TTGCCGGAATTGGATACAGCGATTGAAGCGGCTCGAAAAGCAGGGGAATTGATCCGTGCAAAAGCGGATGTAGCCAAACGGGTGGATATCAAATCCTCTGCCCATGATTTGGTAACGGAAGTGGATAAAAAATCGGAAGCCTTGGTAAGGGAAGTGATTCTTTCCCACCATCCCGATCATGCCATTCTCGGGGAAGAAGGGGTGGCCGCCGGGGTGGAAGCTTCCAAACGGGCGTTGGCCGAGTATCGCGAGCAGGAGTCACTCTGGGTTGTTGATCCCATCGACGGAACGACCAACTTTGTCCACGGCTTTCCATTCTTCTGTGTTTCCATCGCCTTTGCACAGCGGCAGGAAGTGACAGTGGGCGTTATTTACGATCCGATACGAGATGATCTGTTTACGGCGGAAAAAGGAAAAGGGGCCTACCTAAACGGGGAACGGATTACGGTATCGGAGGAGCGTACCCTATCGGAAAGCCTGCTGGCCACTGGTTTTCCCACCGATGCCCGCGGGGTGCGGCAGGTGAATACCGCTGCCATCTTGAAGCTGGCTCCGCAAGTGCGCAATGTGCGGGCGGCAGGTTCTGCTGCTCTACACTTAGCCTGTATTGCAGCAGGGCGCTTGACCGGATTTTGGGAACTGGAGCTAAACGCTTGGGATTTGGCGGCGGGAGCGCTCCTGATCGAGGAAGCGGGCGGCCAAGTGACAGATACCGTCGGTCGTCCTTACGATCTTGGGGTTCGTCACATCCTGGCTACCAACGGCCATGTTCATCACGATGTGTTGCGCTTATTGGAAGAGGTGGGTTCCACCGGGTTTGAATAA
- a CDS encoding zinc dependent phospholipase C family protein: MPNVWTHILFGRAALERAELPLPTDPIPFQLGCQGPDFLLYHNFWPWKRENHVNELGEAIHRRHCGPFLIDLIEACVDHPSIREYVYGFLTHHILDRRLHPYIVYHSGDGKYKHQKLEVIIDTLLAEGLQGIRTWRTPVYPRIDVGPTLPRQWVEILHFAARKHFPKESRAITPDTWNAAYRDMLKALRLFYDPWSIKSVLTLGSISPFRYRPIDSDTDYLNEREAEWIHPAQSDEKHRESFFTLWESALEECALLLCQTDAYWKGKLSLETLSQNIGNLSYDTGKPCDSGLKNRVAEPIV; encoded by the coding sequence ATGCCCAATGTTTGGACTCACATCCTTTTCGGTCGTGCTGCCCTAGAACGGGCCGAACTTCCGCTTCCAACTGATCCGATTCCCTTCCAACTGGGCTGTCAGGGCCCTGACTTCCTTCTCTATCACAATTTTTGGCCGTGGAAACGGGAAAACCATGTCAACGAGCTGGGAGAAGCCATCCATCGACGCCACTGTGGTCCATTTCTGATCGATCTAATCGAAGCTTGTGTCGATCATCCCAGTATACGGGAGTATGTCTATGGTTTCCTCACTCATCACATCTTGGATCGGCGTTTGCATCCGTATATCGTTTACCATTCCGGAGACGGTAAATATAAACATCAAAAGCTTGAGGTGATCATCGACACGTTACTCGCAGAAGGGTTACAAGGTATCCGTACCTGGCGAACCCCGGTCTATCCCCGGATCGATGTAGGACCTACCCTCCCGCGTCAGTGGGTGGAGATCCTCCATTTTGCCGCTCGCAAACACTTTCCAAAGGAGAGCCGCGCCATCACCCCCGACACTTGGAATGCAGCCTACCGGGACATGTTAAAAGCATTGCGCCTCTTTTACGACCCTTGGAGCATCAAGTCGGTATTGACTCTGGGTTCAATCTCCCCTTTCCGCTATCGCCCCATAGACAGCGATACAGACTACCTGAACGAAAGAGAGGCGGAGTGGATACACCCCGCCCAGTCAGATGAAAAGCATCGAGAAAGTTTTTTTACATTGTGGGAGTCCGCCCTGGAGGAATGCGCCCTTCTCCTATGTCAGACGGATGCTTATTGGAAAGGGAAACTTTCTCTTGAAACCTTATCGCAAAATATCGGCAATCTCTCCTACGATACCGGTAAACCCTGTGATTCAGGGCTGAAAAACCGAGTTGCGGAACCGATCGTCTGA
- the ade gene encoding adenine deaminase — protein sequence MKDDLISAARGDVQLDVAIQNVKMVNVFTGEVYPAAIGIKQDRIAHVTAPGETHLDAATTIDGNGAFAIPGWIDTHVHIESSMLTPAAYAEAVLPHGTTTVATDPHEIANVLGEEGVRYMVEASRELDLRVLTFLPSCVPSAPGLETAGADFTPAVIARMLAWEEIDGLAEVMNYPGVIQQDERMMGILAAWKQSGKSVQGHAPTVSGRDLSAYLMAGVNSDHESRTGEEALEKIRAGMFVEIRESSFSLNAGPIAATIKDKGYLPNVCLCSDDVKANHLLERGHINHVARRLIEEGIEPIDAIRYGTLNAARRLNRSDLGAIAVGYRADIVLVNDLQSLQATDVWVNGKAVVRESRLTRPQSRVEAPAYFFETVRVGELQPKDFAIRVDTAADTADIRVIEYDYAPGIPTDFMPVTLPVQNGEVMLEDYQGRKGPLNRIGVFHRHGGNQNRFVGVLAGYGVVAGAVATTVAHDSHHLAVLGTDPADMALAGNLLREKNGGMIAVHAGEVIAELPLPLAGLMSERSAHALAPDIDTFVERLQQTIMPGKNPIHRLIAVTLPVIPRAKITDLGLVDVDRQRLVPLVITAK from the coding sequence ATGAAAGATGATTTAATATCTGCCGCACGGGGAGATGTTCAACTGGATGTGGCGATCCAAAATGTGAAGATGGTCAATGTGTTTACGGGAGAAGTGTACCCCGCCGCCATCGGCATTAAGCAAGACCGGATCGCCCATGTGACTGCTCCTGGCGAAACACACCTCGACGCCGCCACCACGATCGATGGTAACGGCGCCTTTGCCATTCCGGGCTGGATTGACACCCATGTGCATATTGAGAGCAGTATGTTGACGCCTGCCGCTTATGCGGAAGCGGTTCTTCCCCATGGAACGACAACGGTGGCGACGGATCCCCATGAGATCGCCAATGTGTTGGGGGAGGAAGGGGTTCGCTATATGGTGGAGGCCAGTCGTGAGCTCGATCTCAGGGTGCTAACCTTTCTGCCTTCCTGTGTTCCGTCGGCTCCCGGTCTGGAGACGGCAGGAGCCGATTTTACCCCGGCGGTGATTGCGCGTATGCTCGCCTGGGAGGAAATCGACGGCTTGGCGGAAGTGATGAATTATCCAGGGGTCATCCAGCAGGATGAACGGATGATGGGTATCTTGGCAGCGTGGAAGCAATCGGGCAAATCAGTGCAAGGCCATGCTCCCACCGTCTCCGGCCGCGATTTATCGGCGTACTTGATGGCAGGGGTAAACTCGGACCACGAAAGCCGCACAGGGGAAGAAGCGCTGGAGAAAATCCGCGCTGGTATGTTTGTGGAGATTCGCGAAAGTTCTTTCTCTCTAAATGCGGGTCCAATCGCGGCTACGATCAAGGATAAGGGATATCTGCCCAATGTCTGTCTCTGTTCCGATGATGTAAAAGCAAACCATCTGCTGGAACGGGGGCATATCAACCATGTAGCCCGCCGTCTGATTGAAGAGGGGATTGAGCCGATCGATGCAATCCGTTACGGTACCCTAAACGCCGCCCGCCGTCTCAACCGATCGGATCTGGGGGCGATTGCCGTCGGGTATCGGGCTGATATCGTCTTGGTGAACGATTTACAGTCGCTGCAAGCCACCGATGTGTGGGTAAATGGAAAAGCGGTGGTACGGGAGAGCCGCTTGACCCGTCCACAATCACGGGTAGAGGCACCGGCGTACTTTTTTGAAACGGTTCGGGTTGGAGAGCTTCAGCCGAAGGATTTTGCCATTCGGGTGGATACGGCTGCCGATACCGCCGACATCCGGGTAATAGAGTATGACTATGCCCCGGGGATTCCGACGGACTTTATGCCGGTAACACTGCCGGTACAAAACGGAGAAGTGATGCTGGAGGATTACCAGGGACGAAAAGGACCATTAAATCGGATCGGCGTCTTTCATCGCCACGGTGGCAATCAAAACCGATTCGTCGGAGTACTTGCCGGATATGGGGTTGTAGCGGGAGCTGTCGCGACGACGGTGGCTCATGATAGCCATCATTTGGCGGTTTTGGGGACAGATCCGGCGGATATGGCTCTCGCCGGAAATCTTCTGCGGGAGAAAAACGGCGGTATGATTGCCGTGCACGCTGGCGAGGTGATTGCTGAGTTACCGTTGCCCCTGGCTGGGTTGATGAGTGAGCGCTCAGCCCATGCCCTCGCTCCGGATATCGATACCTTTGTCGAACGGTTACAACAGACGATCATGCCGGGTAAAAACCCGATTCACCGCTTGATCGCCGTAACACTTCCCGTAATCCCACGGGCCAAAATCACGGACCTGGGATTGGTCGACGTGGATCGGCAGCGCTTGGTGCCGCTGGTGATCACGGCGAAATAG
- a CDS encoding NCS2 family permease: MNTWLERRFNLKHHGTSLRTEFLAGLTTFVTMAYIIIVQPNLMGDAGMPAGPVMVSTLLISALFSIIMGFYTNRPFALAPAMGGNAFFAYTIVAGGLATWQTALGMVFISGTIFFLLTLFGVREAIANMLPKNIKLAIGAAVGIFIAGLGLKNAGIVVVNEAGNSLTLASFHNPSVLLAVFGLVVIFGLMARGVKGAVLYGIVLTTLIGIPLGLAKLPEALFQLPPNPAPILFQVDWLSALKLSFIPLVFTFFTGDFFSTMGTVLGVGGKAGLLDENGDLPDIKKPFMVDSVATMVGSMAGLTTVTTYIESASGVEAGGRTGLTAISTGFFFLIGLLLTPIFLIIPNEATAPALIVIGLTMLSSLKGIDFERTDESMVAFLTVLVTGFTFSIANGIVFGVLAYVIIKIVMGKIREIPVGLFILCIPLIYYLWLIGA, encoded by the coding sequence ATGAACACTTGGTTGGAAAGGCGTTTTAATCTAAAGCATCACGGGACTTCGTTGCGGACGGAGTTTTTGGCCGGTTTGACTACGTTTGTCACCATGGCCTATATTATCATCGTTCAGCCCAACCTGATGGGGGATGCGGGGATGCCTGCAGGGCCGGTGATGGTTTCAACACTGCTGATTTCCGCGCTCTTTTCCATCATTATGGGCTTCTATACAAACCGTCCCTTTGCCTTGGCACCAGCGATGGGGGGGAATGCCTTCTTTGCCTACACCATCGTCGCAGGTGGATTAGCGACGTGGCAGACTGCACTGGGTATGGTCTTTATTTCGGGCACGATTTTTTTCCTGTTGACGTTGTTTGGGGTGCGGGAGGCGATCGCCAACATGCTCCCCAAAAACATCAAACTGGCGATCGGGGCCGCCGTCGGCATTTTTATCGCCGGTTTGGGCTTAAAAAATGCAGGAATTGTGGTTGTGAATGAGGCTGGCAACAGTTTGACCCTGGCCAGTTTTCACAATCCTTCAGTGTTGTTGGCCGTTTTTGGTTTGGTGGTCATTTTTGGCTTGATGGCTCGTGGGGTAAAAGGAGCGGTCTTATATGGAATCGTCTTGACGACTCTGATCGGGATCCCCTTGGGATTGGCGAAGCTACCGGAGGCGCTTTTTCAGCTGCCGCCAAACCCGGCACCGATTCTGTTTCAGGTGGATTGGCTGTCCGCATTAAAGCTTTCTTTTATCCCGTTGGTATTTACCTTTTTTACGGGAGATTTTTTCTCCACGATGGGAACGGTGTTGGGCGTCGGTGGCAAAGCGGGTCTCCTGGATGAAAACGGGGATCTGCCTGATATCAAAAAGCCTTTTATGGTCGATTCCGTGGCGACCATGGTAGGGTCGATGGCGGGGTTGACGACGGTCACCACTTACATCGAATCCGCCAGCGGGGTAGAAGCTGGGGGACGGACCGGGTTGACGGCGATTTCGACGGGCTTTTTCTTCCTCATCGGACTCCTGTTAACCCCGATTTTCCTTATCATTCCCAATGAGGCGACTGCTCCGGCGCTGATCGTCATCGGATTGACAATGCTCTCTTCCCTTAAAGGGATCGATTTTGAGCGGACGGATGAATCAATGGTCGCGTTTCTGACGGTTCTCGTCACGGGCTTTACCTTCAGTATCGCCAACGGGATTGTGTTTGGAGTGCTGGCGTATGTGATCATCAAAATCGTGATGGGAAAAATCCGCGAAATCCCAGTAGGTTTGTTTATTCTCTGTATCCCGCTTATCTACTATCTGTGGCTGATTGGAGCGTGA
- a CDS encoding inorganic phosphate transporter → MLDPVVLIIFVVVLALIFDFTNGWNDSANAVATVIGTRTLTPMKAVTMAAVLNLAGAFFSTAVAKMIGEGIVDPHNVTMLVIAATLIAATLWNAVMTLFGLPVSASHGLMGALIGAAFAYKGMAVIQVNGVMLILGAMLLSPLLGGLVSFLMMKLIRAWFANQPQSRVKRIFRPLQIFSAGFMAFSHGTADAQKVMGVITLALVAGGFQSSVEVPFWVILSSGLVMALGTAYGGWKVIKTLGMRLNHLETPHGFAAETAAALLLTTVARIGVPVSTTHTITGSIIGVGLSERAKGVRWGIAGKILYAWIFTLPGTAVMAYLVYQVLQVLE, encoded by the coding sequence ATGCTTGATCCGGTCGTGCTGATCATATTTGTCGTCGTTCTTGCTCTCATCTTTGATTTTACCAATGGATGGAACGACTCAGCAAATGCAGTGGCTACGGTGATCGGCACCCGGACCTTGACCCCGATGAAGGCGGTTACGATGGCGGCGGTCCTCAATCTGGCCGGCGCTTTCTTCTCGACCGCTGTGGCAAAAATGATCGGGGAAGGGATCGTCGATCCGCATAATGTGACGATGCTGGTGATCGCCGCTACACTGATTGCCGCCACTCTCTGGAATGCGGTGATGACGCTGTTTGGATTGCCGGTAAGTGCTTCCCACGGGTTGATGGGTGCTTTGATTGGAGCGGCATTTGCCTATAAGGGCATGGCAGTGATCCAGGTGAACGGCGTGATGCTGATTTTAGGAGCGATGTTGCTTTCACCGCTGTTGGGTGGACTGGTATCGTTCCTAATGATGAAATTGATTCGTGCTTGGTTTGCCAATCAGCCTCAATCCAGGGTGAAGCGCATCTTCCGCCCCCTGCAGATTTTTTCCGCGGGCTTTATGGCTTTTAGCCATGGAACCGCCGATGCGCAAAAGGTGATGGGGGTCATTACGCTGGCGCTGGTTGCGGGTGGGTTCCAGTCTTCGGTGGAAGTGCCGTTCTGGGTCATCCTCTCCTCCGGCTTGGTGATGGCTTTGGGAACCGCTTACGGCGGATGGAAGGTGATTAAGACTTTGGGCATGCGTCTCAATCACTTAGAAACGCCCCATGGCTTTGCTGCCGAGACGGCGGCGGCGCTGCTTTTGACCACTGTAGCCCGGATCGGGGTACCGGTTAGCACCACCCACACCATTACCGGGTCCATCATTGGTGTGGGGTTGTCTGAACGGGCAAAAGGCGTCCGCTGGGGCATCGCCGGCAAGATTCTCTATGCCTGGATTTTTACGCTACCGGGCACCGCTGTGATGGCATACCTGGTTTATCAAGTGCTACAAGTGCTTGAATAA
- a CDS encoding DUF47 domain-containing protein gives MFGFQRSKDSVFYQTLVEASGNIVEAMQLFRQNVETLDHKEEYAEKLKDLENKGDDYTHILLRELNQTFVTPLDREDILQLAVKLDDVLDGVEACASRFVYCHVEQTTPYLMQFAEILEKLAEHLQEAFIALEKKDYTTIQNQAVEINMLENQADRLMRESVGSLFENPTDPIELIKMKELYEQLEAVTDTAEDLADVLESVVLKYA, from the coding sequence TTGTTCGGTTTTCAGCGGTCAAAGGACTCGGTGTTCTACCAGACACTGGTGGAAGCGTCGGGAAACATTGTCGAAGCGATGCAGCTGTTTCGACAAAATGTGGAGACCTTAGACCATAAGGAAGAGTATGCCGAGAAACTGAAGGACTTGGAGAACAAAGGGGACGATTATACACATATCCTGCTGCGGGAGTTAAATCAAACCTTTGTGACACCGTTGGATCGGGAAGATATCCTGCAATTGGCGGTGAAGTTGGACGATGTTCTCGATGGGGTGGAAGCGTGTGCCTCTCGCTTTGTGTACTGTCATGTGGAACAAACAACCCCGTATTTGATGCAGTTCGCAGAAATTCTGGAGAAATTGGCTGAACACTTGCAAGAAGCTTTTATCGCCCTAGAAAAAAAGGATTATACCACCATCCAAAACCAAGCTGTGGAAATCAATATGCTGGAGAACCAGGCTGATCGACTGATGCGTGAATCGGTGGGTTCATTGTTTGAAAACCCGACAGATCCGATTGAGTTGATCAAGATGAAAGAGCTGTATGAACAGTTGGAAGCCGTAACGGATACTGCCGAAGACTTGGCGGACGTTTTGGAAAGCGTGGTATTGAAATATGCTTGA
- a CDS encoding PQQ-dependent sugar dehydrogenase, whose translation MKRIGLWSLVCLLALVGCSPSTDGGGRSGEAEEGEKTPSAEADLEVVADSLDIPWSVVETDDSLLVSEREGAIVEVPKNGQDPVRKGVKLQHEVLHQGEGGFLGLEPAPDFEESRAVFAYHTYRSDGEIYNRVVRLEEADDAWEESDVLIEKIPGAGIHNGGRIKIGPDEKLYITTGDANIEEIAQDRENLGGKILRMELDGSIPTDNPISDSLVYSYGHRNPQGLAWDEGGQLYSSEHGPTAHDEINRIEPGKNYGWPEIVGDEEKEGMETPLYHSGTDTWAPSGLAYAAQKLWVAGLRGQQMRSFSPDGEQTELKLEGEGRLRDIIPASDGSFYILTNNTDGRGTPQDADDRLLNWPGSKGK comes from the coding sequence ATGAAGCGCATAGGGTTGTGGTCCTTGGTCTGTCTGCTTGCCTTGGTTGGTTGTTCCCCTAGCACAGATGGGGGAGGCAGAAGTGGTGAAGCGGAAGAAGGCGAGAAAACCCCGTCGGCTGAGGCGGATTTGGAAGTAGTGGCAGATAGCCTGGATATTCCCTGGTCGGTGGTGGAAACGGATGATTCCCTGTTGGTGAGTGAGCGGGAGGGAGCGATTGTGGAAGTGCCCAAAAACGGGCAAGATCCGGTACGAAAAGGAGTAAAGTTGCAACACGAGGTACTTCATCAGGGTGAAGGGGGATTCCTCGGGTTGGAACCGGCACCGGATTTTGAGGAGAGTCGCGCTGTATTCGCTTATCACACTTATCGTAGCGATGGGGAGATCTATAACCGGGTGGTACGGTTGGAAGAGGCGGATGACGCCTGGGAGGAATCGGATGTGTTGATTGAGAAGATCCCGGGTGCAGGTATTCACAATGGCGGTCGCATCAAAATCGGCCCAGATGAGAAACTCTATATCACGACCGGCGATGCAAACATCGAAGAGATTGCACAGGATCGGGAAAATCTCGGCGGCAAGATTTTGCGGATGGAGCTGGATGGAAGCATTCCCACGGATAATCCGATTTCCGACTCCCTTGTTTACTCATACGGCCACCGTAATCCACAGGGGTTAGCCTGGGACGAGGGAGGACAGTTGTACAGCTCGGAACACGGTCCCACCGCCCATGATGAAATCAACCGAATTGAGCCGGGCAAAAATTACGGTTGGCCGGAAATTGTCGGCGATGAGGAAAAAGAAGGAATGGAAACGCCTCTTTATCATTCGGGCACCGATACCTGGGCACCTTCAGGCTTGGCCTATGCCGCTCAAAAGTTATGGGTGGCCGGGCTTCGCGGACAACAGATGCGATCCTTCTCCCCCGATGGGGAACAGACGGAATTAAAACTGGAGGGGGAAGGGCGGCTGCGGGATATTATCCCTGCATCGGATGGTTCCTTCTATATCCTGACCAATAACACCGATGGTCGCGGTACTCCCCAAGATGCGGATGATCGCTTGCTTAATTGGCCCGGATCGAAGGGGAAGTGA